The following proteins are co-located in the Tripterygium wilfordii isolate XIE 37 chromosome 2, ASM1340144v1, whole genome shotgun sequence genome:
- the LOC120014426 gene encoding uncharacterized protein LOC120014426, whose product MVLDGIISSPHRRSPSFRKQFPRDELASWSTLVRRHRFLLTALALLAVLCTIYLYFAVTLGSSGSCSGLTGTKKALCNIELAKNSVSKGKLKKS is encoded by the coding sequence ATGGTTCTTGATGGCATCATTTCTTCTCCCCATCGGAGGTCGCCATCATTCAGAAAGCAATTTCCACGAGATGAGTTGGCTAGCTGGTCAACACTTGTTCGGAGGCACCGATTCCTTTTAACAGCTTTAGCCCTTTTGGCTGTTCTCTGCACTATATATCTCTACTTTGCTGTTACTCTGGGATCTTCCGGATCTTGTTCTGGCCTCACTGGAACTAAAAAGGCCTTGTGCAATATAGAACTGGCAAAAAATTCTGTGTCCAAGGGAAAGTTAAAAAAATCTTAG
- the LOC120014417 gene encoding uncharacterized protein LOC120014417 has product MSGAFARGAMFFKPMVWRSYHRKSSSTATTDAMKETIRMDSEEAMKSLHGDVADTNCWIPDDRTGIYYPKGHEQVMADVPTQAGKDLRVSYYQDNSAS; this is encoded by the exons ATGTCAGGCGCATTTGCAAGAGGAGCCATGTTTTTCAA GCCAATGGTATGGAGAAGCTACCATAGAAAGAGCTCATCAACAGCCACCACTGATGCGATGAAGGAGACTATTAGGATGGATTCTGAGGAAGCAATGAAGAGCCTCCACGGAGATGTTGCTGACACCAACTGCTGGATTCCTGATGACCGAACTGGAATTTATTATCCGAAAGGTCATGAGCAGGTTATGGCAGATGTTCCTACccaagctggaaaggatctaaGGGTTTCCTACTACCAGGACAACTCTGCTTCATGA